A genomic stretch from Scatophagus argus isolate fScaArg1 chromosome 19, fScaArg1.pri, whole genome shotgun sequence includes:
- the bmp2b gene encoding bone morphogenetic protein 2b, with protein MVAVVRSLMVLLLAQVLLEGATGLIPEVGRRKYSESGKQTPEQSESFLNEFELRLLNMFGLRRRPTPSKQAVVPQYMVDLYRMHSANGDHSTKRPKSMGKHAERAASKANTIRSFHHEESMEALARLKGKTTQQFYFNLTSIPGEELITSAELRIYRDQVMGAATPNNSSRNSSSTSDHAHTGGFHRINIYEIFGVPATQGREPLARLLDTRLVQDSLSRWESFDVSPAVSKWTSGNGHNHGFMVEVLHPEEGEMGGEHAQKCSRHVRVSRSLHQDQDSWSQARPLLVTYGHDGRGDSVLHTREKRQAALRKQRRKHQHKASCKRHALYVDFSDVGWNEWIVAPPGYHAFYCHGECPFPLADHLNSTNHAIVQTLVNSVNSNIPKACCVPTDLSPISLLYLDEYEKVILKNYQDMVVEGCGCR; from the exons ATGGTCGCCGTGGTCCGCTCTCTCATGGTACTGCTGCTCGCTCAGGTGTTGCTGGAAGGTGCTACGGGACTTATCCCCGAGGTCGGCCGGAGGAAATACAGCGAATCCGGGAAGCAGACCCCAGAGCAGTCGGAGAGCTTTCTCAACGAGTTTGAGCTTCGGCTTCTCAATATGTTTGGACTGAGGCGCAGGCCGACCCCGAGCAAGCAAGCCGTGGTGCCGCAGTACATGGTGGACCTTTACCGCATGCACTCAGCAAACGGAGACCACAGCACTAAACGACCCAAGAGCATGGGGAAACACGCAGAGAGAGCCGCCAGCAAGGCCAACACGATTAGAAGCTTTCACCATGAAG AGTCTATGGAGGCCCTGGCAAGACTGAAAGGCAAAACCACCCAGCAGTTTTACTTCAACCTCACTTCTATCCCTGGTGAGGAACTCATCACTTCTGCAGAGCTACGTATCTACAGGGATCAGGTCATGGGAGCTGCAACCCCCAACAACAGTTctagaaacagcagcagcaccagtgaTCATGCTCATACTGGTGGCTTCCATCGTATCAACATTTATGAGATATTCGGAGTTCCTGCCACTCAAGGTAGGGAACCTCTGGCACGTCTGCTGGACACTCGGCTTGTGCAGGACTCTTTGAGCCGCTGGGAGAGCTTTGATGTCAGCCCCGCTGTATCGAAGTGGACCTCTGGGAATGGACACAACCATGGCTTCATGGTGGAGGTGCTTCACCCAGAGGAAGGGGAGATGGGTGGAGAACATGCCCAGAAATGTAGTAGGCATGTCAGGGTGAGCCGGTCCCTACATCAGGACCAGGACTCGTGGTCTCAGGCTCGGCCTCTTCTGGTGACATATGGCCATGATGGCCGTGGAGATTCAGTGCTCCACACACGGGAAAAGCGTCAAGCAGCGCTTCGCAAACAGCGCAGGAAGCACCAGCATAAGGCCAGCTGCAAGAGGCATGCCCTTTATGTGGACTTCAGTGACGTGGGGTGGAATGAGTGGATAGTGGCGCCCCCTGGCTACCACGCCTTTTATTGCCATGGGGAATGTCCTTTCCCCCTGGCAGACCACCTCAATTCTACCAATCATGCTATTGTGCAGACGCTGGTCAACTCAGTCAACTCAAACATCCCCAAAGCCTGTTGTGTGCCcactgacctcagccccatctCCCTGCTTTACCTGGATGAATATGAGAAGGTCATCCTGAAAAATTACCAGGATATGGTGGTGGAGGGATGTGGCTGCCGGTGA
- the fermt1 gene encoding fermitin family homolog 1 has protein sequence MITAAEYGETSWELSVQVDQKAGDESMRFKLRVKGDLHIGGLMLKLVEKIKAPQDWSDHALWWEQRKCWLLKTHWTLDKCGIQADADLRYTPQHKHLLLQLPNMKTINMTVSFSSVVFKAVTEICRILNIRRSEELSLLKPPDDPSKKKKKKDKGSALDDIWDIDLLSRGPGGTGPMYSKTMTATYDPENGMPVTATSLWFGENPLADCQPNLPPAELAKLYQPLSLVDKAINNAGWLDSSRSLMEQEIQEGDKLLLRFKYNVFFDLNPKYDAVRITQLYEQARWSILLEEIDCTEEEMLMFASLQYHICKLTVSSEQPDHSNEPEIDEVEAALSNLEVTLEGGNTDKILEDITDIPELADSLRLFRPKRLTLRAYKQYWFVFKDTTISYYKNRESSSGEPIEQFHLRGCEVVPDVNVTDKKFGIKLLLPVADGMNEVYIRCDNETQYAKWKAACILASKGKTMAYSSYKSEVRNIQSFLQMKSLAPPPGQAAPDLDAMEMNAECFVSPRYAKKHKTKQLTARILEAHQNIAQLSLMEAKMRFIQAWQSLPEFGINYYIVRFKGSKKDELLGISYNRLIRIDMSSGLPVTTWRFANMKQWNVNWEIRQVTIEFDQNVSIAFCCLSCDCKVVHEFIGGYIFLSTRSKDQNETLDEDLFHKLTGGQE, from the exons ATGATCACAGCTGCAGAGTATGGAGAAACATCATGGGAACTATCTGTGCAGGTGGATCAAAAAGCTGGTGATGAGTCCATGAGGTTTAAGCTGAGAGTGAAGGGAGACTTGCACATTGGAGGCCTCATGCTTAAACTGGTGGAAAAGATCA AGGCTCCTCAGGACTGGTCGGACCATGCCCTGTGGTGGGAACAGAGGAAATGCTGGCTGCTCAAGACCCACTGGACCTTGGACAAGTGTGGAATTCAG GCTGATGCTGACCTGCGCTATACACCCCAGCACAAACACCTGTTGCTGCAGCTCCCCAATATGAAAACCATCAATATGACCGTCAGCTTCTCCAGTGTAGTCTTCAAGGCGGTGACAGAGATCTGTCGAATACTCA ACATCAGAAGATCAGAGGAATTGTCCCTGCTGAAGCCTCCAGATGATCCctccaagaagaaaaagaagaaagacaagggCTCAGCACTGGATGACATCTGGGACATTGATCTACTAAGCAGGGGACCAGGAGGCACAG GCCCAATGTACAGCAAGACCATGACAGCCACCTATGACCCAGAGAACGGGATGCCGGTCACTGCCACAAGCCTTTGGTTTGGAGAAAACCCTCTCGCCGACTGCCAGCCAAACCTCCCGCCTGCTGAGCTGGCCAAGTTGTACCAACCGCTCTCGCTAGTGGACAAAGCAATCAACAATGCAGG ATGGTTGGACTCATCTCGTTCTCTTATGGAGCAAGAGATTCAAGAAGGAGATAAGCTACTACTGCGCTTCAAATACAATGTCTTCTTTGACCTCAATCCAAAA tatgaTGCTGTCAGAATAACTCAGCTGTATGAACAAGCTCGCTGGTCCATCCTGCTGGAAGAGATCGATTGCACTGAGGAGGAGATGCTGATGTTTGCTTCCTTACAG TATCACATCTGTAAACTGACCGTGTCAAGTGAACAGCCGGACCACTCCAATGAACCAGAAATAGATGAAGTAGAGGCTGCCCTGTCCAACTTGGAGGTCACTCTTGAAGGcggaaacacagacaaaattctg GAAGACATTACAGACATTCCAGAGCTGGCAGACTCCCTCCGACTCTTTAG ACCCAAAAGACTAACGCTGCGGGCGTACAAGCAGTACTGGTTTGTTTTCAAGGACACCACCATCTCCTACTACAAAAACAGGGAGTCCTCCTCAGGAGAACCCATAGAGCAGTTTCACCTCCGAG GTTGTGAGGTGGTCCCTGATGTCAATGTGACAGACAAGAAGTTTGGCATCAAGCTGCTGCTCCCAGTTGCTGATGGGATGAATGAGGTGTACATCCGATGCGACAAT GAGACGCAGTATGCGAAGTGGAAAGCTGCATGTATCCTGGCTTCCAAGGGCAAGACGATGGCGTACAGCTCCTACAAGTCGGAAGTGAGAAATATCCAGTCCTTCCTGCAAATGAAGAGCCTGGCGCCCCCTCCTGGTCAGGCAGCTCCCGACCTTGACGCGATGGAAATGAatgctgaatgttttgtttcccCACGCTACGCCAAGAAGCACAAGACCAAACAG CTAACAGCACGTATCCTGGAGGCCCATCAGAACATAGCACAGCTGTCCCTAATGGAGGCCAAGATGCGTTTTATTCAGGCCTGGCAGTCACTTCCAGAGTTCGGTATCAACTACTATATTGTCAG GTTCAAAGGCAGTAAGAAGGATGAGCTTCTGGGAATCTCATACAACCGTCTAATTCGTATTGACATGTCCTCTGGTCTGCCTGTCACCACATGGAGGTTTGCCAACATGAAGCAATGGAATGTTAACTGGGAGATAAGACAG GTGACCATAGAGTTCGACCAGAACGTGTCAATAGCCTTCTGCTGTTTGAGCTGTGACTGCAAGGTGGTTCACGAGTTCATTGGTGGTTACATCTTCCTCTCCACAAGATCAAAAGACCAAAATGAGACGCTAGATGAAGACTTGTTCCATAAACTTACTGGAGGTCAAGAATGA